In Carya illinoinensis cultivar Pawnee chromosome 10, C.illinoinensisPawnee_v1, whole genome shotgun sequence, one DNA window encodes the following:
- the LOC122278931 gene encoding E3 ubiquitin-protein ligase WAV3-like isoform X1 has protein sequence MGRGGGTGGAGATAKLRKAARKVVVAAAHACGSFSRNKALGGLHSTRTAQNISGSLSLSSTRAKNSPGEDVAEESELSTNNAPTSKNMCAICLDPLSYSNRGSSPGQAIFTAQCSHAFHFTCISSNVRHGSVTCPICRAHWTQLPRSLIPPCASLSSCNQNDPILQLLDDSIATFRVHRRSFLRSARYDDDDPIEPDHLPTRPRLCLSLVPLPPSAPFHSPIQMTSRTQYSYHPPLHQLTCSSSSLLQSPTRQTPCIRCTSSNKAFLSVKLAHQQATDLVLVASPNGPHLRLLKQSLAMVVFSLRPIDRLAIVTHSSAAARVFPLRRMTSYGKRAALQVIDRLFYMGQADPFEGLKKGIKVLEDRVHKNPQSCILHLSDSPTQSYHAVDMEMPVPIHRFHVGFGFGTSNGFVMHEFEQFLSRMLGGVIRDVQLRIGEDVGSCRIVRIGELKGSDEKRISLDLGEYGHIRVGYSYVEGEVDECIRTGETIVSIGDKSTPTGTAGRDVITGGRTSSVESWDYHDPYMARRWAKHLHGYRL, from the exons atgggaagaggaggaggaactGGAGGAGCAGGGGCAACAGCAAAACTGAGAAAAGCAGCCCGGAAGGTGGTGGTAGCAGCAGCACATGCATGTGGCTCCTTCTCCAGGAATAAAGCTCTTGGAGGCCTCCATAGCACTCGCACTGCTCAAAAT ATCTCGGGTTCTTTATCTTTGTCTAGCACAAGGGCAAAGAACAGTCCAGGAGAAGATGTTGCAGAAGAATCAGAATTGTCCACCAACAATGCCCCAACTTCTAAG AATATGTGTGCAATATGCCTGGATCCTTTGAGTTACAGCAACAGGGGAAGCAGCCCAGGCCAGGCAATTTTCACAGCCCAATGCTCTCATGCTTTCCACTTCACTTGCATCTCCTCCAACGTACGCCATGGTAGTGTTACCTGCCCCATTTGCCGTGCCCATTGGACCCAACTACCCCGTAGTCTGATCCCTCCTTGTGCTTCACTCTCTTCTTGCAACCAAAATGATCCCATACTTCAACTCCTTGATGACTCCATCGCTACTTTCCGTGTCCACAGGCGGTCCTTCCTGCGCTCTGCCCGCTATGACGATGATGACCCAATTGAGCCTGATCACTTGCCTACTCGTCCCCGCCTTTGTCTCTCATTAGTGCCCCTACCACCCAGTGCACCATTTCATTCACCTATACAAATGACCAGCCGCACCCAATACTCGTACCATCCACCCCTACATCAATTGACCTGCAGTTCCTCATCATTACTACAATCACCAACTAGGCAAACACCTTGTATTAGGTGCACCTCCTCAAATAAAGCTTTTCTTTCAGTAAAATTGGCACATCAACAAGCAACTGACTTGGTCTTGGTTGCAAGCCCAAATGGACCACACCTAAGGCTTCTCAAGCAATCTCTGGCAATGGTGGTTTTCTCCCTTCGACCCATTGATCGTCTAGCCATTGTTACTCACTCATCAGCTGCGGCACGAGTCTTCCCCCTCAGACGCATGACATCCTATGGGAAGCGAGCTGCCTTACAAGTCATTGATCGCCTTTTCTACATGGGGCAAGCAGATCCTTTTGAAGGCCTTAAAAAGGGGATTAAGGTACTTGAAGATCGTGTCCACAAAAACCCACAGTCCTGTATCCTGCATCTATCTGATAGTCCAACACAATCTTACCATGCCGTCGATATGGAAATGCCTGTTCCAATCCATAGGTTCCATGTTGGGTTCGGGTTTGGCACTTCAAATGGATTTGTCATGCATGAATTTGAACAGTTCTTATCAAGGATGCTGGGAGGCGTCATAAGAGATGTCCAGCTGAGGATTGGAGAGGATGTTGGAAGCTGCAGAATAGTAAGGATTGGAGAGCTAAAAGGCAGCGATGAAAAGAGGATCTCATTAGACTTGGGAGAGTACGGGCACATTCGTGTTGGATATAGCTACGTTGAAGGTGAGGTTGATGAATGCATTAGAACAGGGGAAACTATAGTGAGTATAGGGGATAAGAGCACTCCTACAGGAACTGCAGGGAGGGATGTGATCACTGGTGGGAGGACTAGTAGTGTTGAAAGTTGGGATTACCATGATCCTTACATGGCTAGAAGATGGGCGAAGCATTTACATGGCTACAGACTTTGA
- the LOC122278931 gene encoding E3 ubiquitin-protein ligase WAV3-like isoform X2, with protein sequence MCAICLDPLSYSNRGSSPGQAIFTAQCSHAFHFTCISSNVRHGSVTCPICRAHWTQLPRSLIPPCASLSSCNQNDPILQLLDDSIATFRVHRRSFLRSARYDDDDPIEPDHLPTRPRLCLSLVPLPPSAPFHSPIQMTSRTQYSYHPPLHQLTCSSSSLLQSPTRQTPCIRCTSSNKAFLSVKLAHQQATDLVLVASPNGPHLRLLKQSLAMVVFSLRPIDRLAIVTHSSAAARVFPLRRMTSYGKRAALQVIDRLFYMGQADPFEGLKKGIKVLEDRVHKNPQSCILHLSDSPTQSYHAVDMEMPVPIHRFHVGFGFGTSNGFVMHEFEQFLSRMLGGVIRDVQLRIGEDVGSCRIVRIGELKGSDEKRISLDLGEYGHIRVGYSYVEGEVDECIRTGETIVSIGDKSTPTGTAGRDVITGGRTSSVESWDYHDPYMARRWAKHLHGYRL encoded by the coding sequence ATGTGTGCAATATGCCTGGATCCTTTGAGTTACAGCAACAGGGGAAGCAGCCCAGGCCAGGCAATTTTCACAGCCCAATGCTCTCATGCTTTCCACTTCACTTGCATCTCCTCCAACGTACGCCATGGTAGTGTTACCTGCCCCATTTGCCGTGCCCATTGGACCCAACTACCCCGTAGTCTGATCCCTCCTTGTGCTTCACTCTCTTCTTGCAACCAAAATGATCCCATACTTCAACTCCTTGATGACTCCATCGCTACTTTCCGTGTCCACAGGCGGTCCTTCCTGCGCTCTGCCCGCTATGACGATGATGACCCAATTGAGCCTGATCACTTGCCTACTCGTCCCCGCCTTTGTCTCTCATTAGTGCCCCTACCACCCAGTGCACCATTTCATTCACCTATACAAATGACCAGCCGCACCCAATACTCGTACCATCCACCCCTACATCAATTGACCTGCAGTTCCTCATCATTACTACAATCACCAACTAGGCAAACACCTTGTATTAGGTGCACCTCCTCAAATAAAGCTTTTCTTTCAGTAAAATTGGCACATCAACAAGCAACTGACTTGGTCTTGGTTGCAAGCCCAAATGGACCACACCTAAGGCTTCTCAAGCAATCTCTGGCAATGGTGGTTTTCTCCCTTCGACCCATTGATCGTCTAGCCATTGTTACTCACTCATCAGCTGCGGCACGAGTCTTCCCCCTCAGACGCATGACATCCTATGGGAAGCGAGCTGCCTTACAAGTCATTGATCGCCTTTTCTACATGGGGCAAGCAGATCCTTTTGAAGGCCTTAAAAAGGGGATTAAGGTACTTGAAGATCGTGTCCACAAAAACCCACAGTCCTGTATCCTGCATCTATCTGATAGTCCAACACAATCTTACCATGCCGTCGATATGGAAATGCCTGTTCCAATCCATAGGTTCCATGTTGGGTTCGGGTTTGGCACTTCAAATGGATTTGTCATGCATGAATTTGAACAGTTCTTATCAAGGATGCTGGGAGGCGTCATAAGAGATGTCCAGCTGAGGATTGGAGAGGATGTTGGAAGCTGCAGAATAGTAAGGATTGGAGAGCTAAAAGGCAGCGATGAAAAGAGGATCTCATTAGACTTGGGAGAGTACGGGCACATTCGTGTTGGATATAGCTACGTTGAAGGTGAGGTTGATGAATGCATTAGAACAGGGGAAACTATAGTGAGTATAGGGGATAAGAGCACTCCTACAGGAACTGCAGGGAGGGATGTGATCACTGGTGGGAGGACTAGTAGTGTTGAAAGTTGGGATTACCATGATCCTTACATGGCTAGAAGATGGGCGAAGCATTTACATGGCTACAGACTTTGA
- the LOC122278404 gene encoding uncharacterized protein LOC122278404: MYPRMIQTHLEGGLVAQEDIPIQGGGGRGDPCLVLTSDPKPRLRWTADLHERFVDAVTQLGGASKATPKAIMRTMNVKGLTLFHLKSHLQKYRLGKQSGKDMGEASLDGMSASCLLESPSTGKSSPNLPTSDHDGYEVNEALRTQMEVQSKLHLQVEAEKHLQIRQDAERRYMAMLETACKMLADQFISGAVINTEGQKCQGFVNKAPRNSSLDHLGFYSLQSPRVAGVHGSEEEVPPSLHPQRADCSTESCLTSHESPGGLTLEGSPGGGQKRMLGLDSTTASLIWGEGKMKSQDINVAQVNPRSITGYGIYYVARAYCFFIFLVPPNSGRFSVIGGHMYQPKSVNNLSLVRKNSLVHGQHLDCVTSTMDPINGANNLNKPSLASKQRLRWTHELHERFVDAVAQLGGPDRATPKGVLRVMGVQGLTIYHVKSHLQKYRLAKYLPDSSDGKKADKKESGDTLSNLDSSSGMQITEALKLQMEVQKRLHEQLEVQRQLQLRIEAQGKYLKKIIEEQQRLSGVLSETSDSGVPGPVSGDNCPDSENKTDPATPAPTSEAPLQDKAANERAPASLSIDESFSSRHEPSTPDSGCHISSPSESSKDERLIKKQRVLTGGSYAKSEMVLPHQILESSLSSSYPQPPSIFLSREQFEPSSGISIRNDDHMEKLAGSEL, from the exons ATGTACCCACGAATGATTCAGACCCACCTCGAAGGTGGTTTAGTTGCTCAGGAAGACATCCCAATTCAGGGTGGTGGTGGTCGGGGAGACCCATGTCTTGTCTTGACTTCCGATCCCAAACCTCGCCTCCGTTGGACTGCTGACCTTCACGAACGTTTCGTTGACGCCGTCACTCAGCTTGGTGGTGCCTCTA AAGCTACTCCAAAGGCCATTATGCGGACAATGAATGTGAAGGGATTGACTCTGTTCCATTTAAAGAGTCATCTCCAG AAATATAGGCTGGGTAAGCAATCGGGGAAGGATATGGGTGAGGCATCCCTAGATG GGATGTCAGCTTCATGCCTTCTAGAAAGCCCTAGTACTGGTAAATCATCTCCGAACTTGCCAACTTCTGATCATGA TGGTTATGAAGTCAACGAGGCATTGAGAACACAAATGGAAGTGCAAAGTAAATTACATCTCCAGGTCGAG GCTGAGAAGCATTTGCAGATCCGACAGGATGCAGAACGTAGATATATGGCCATGCTTGAAACAGCTTGTAAAATGCTTGCTGATCAATTTATTAGTGGTGCAGTTATCAACACAGAAGGCCAGAAATGTCAGGGATTTGTGAATAAGGCACCAAGAAATTCTTCTCTTGACCATCTTGGCTTCTACTCGTTACAGTCCCCTCGCGTGGCCGGAGTGCATGGCTCGGAAGAAGAAGTTCCGCCTAGCCTGCATCCCCAAAGGGCTGATTGTTCCACTGAAAGCTGCCTAACATCACATGAGAGTCCAGGAGGATTGACTTTGGAAGGATCTCCAGGTGGAGGGCAGAAAAGGATGCTAGGCTTGGACTCAACTACTGCATCTTTGATTTGGGGTGAAGGCAAGATGAAATCCCAAGACATCAATGTGGCGCAAGTTAATCCCCGTTCAATCACTGGATATGGGATTTA TTACGTAGCCCGAGCCTATTGTTTCTTTATATTCCTCGTGCCTCCAAATTCTGGTAGATTTAGCGTGATCGGTGGTCAT ATGTATCAGCCAAAGAGTGTTAATAATTTAAGCTTAGTCCGAAAAAACTCGTTAGTTCATGGTCAGCATTTAGATTGTGTTACCAGCACAATGGACCCAATCAATGGAGCCAACAATCTTAACAAGCCGAGTCTTGCCTCAAAGCAACGCTTGCGTTGGACACATGAGCTTCATGAACGTTTTGTTGATGCTGTAGCACAACTTGGTGGGCCAGACC GAGCTACTCCCAAAGGTGTCCTCAGAGTAATGGGCGTTCAAGGTTTGACAATATACCATGTCAAAAGCCACTTACAG AAATACCGGCTTGCAAAATACCTGCCTGACTCATCTGATG GGAAAAAAGCTGATAAGAAAGAAAGTGGAGATACGCTTTCAAATTTGGATAGTTCATC TGGGATGCAAATAACTGAAGCACTCAAGCTGCAGATGGAAGTGCAGAAGCGATTGCATGAACAATTAGAG GTTCAGAGACAGCTGCAGCTACGTATAGAAGCCCAGGGAAAATACTTGAAGAAGATAATCGAGGAGCAACAACGACTTAGTGGAGTTCTTTCTGAAACATCTGATTCTGGGGTCCCAGGTCCAGTATCAGGTGACAATTGCCCAGATTCCGAAAACAAGACTGACCCAGCAACCCCTGCCCCAACTTCTGAGGCTCCCCTACAAGACAAGGCTGCCAATGAACGTGCCCCAGCCAGCCTTTCCATTGATGAATCCTTCTCTTCGCGTCATGAACCATCGACTCCAGATTCTGGTTGCCATATCAGTTCCCCATCCGAGAGTTCCAAAGATGAAAGATTGATTAAGAAGCAAAGAGTCCTTACGGGTGGATCATATGCTAAATCAGAAATGGTGCTTCCACATCAGATACTTGAGTCAAGCCTGAGCTCCTCGTACCCGCAGCCACCCTCCATTTTTCTGTCTAGAGAGCAGTTTGAACCTTCGTCTGGTATATCAATCAGGAATGATGATCACATGGAAAAGCTTGCAGGCAGTGAGCTGTAG
- the LOC122278932 gene encoding uncharacterized protein LOC122278932 isoform X2 encodes MIDQFINFVIRPPRAEYNPDQYLWERHFTLAGRTYKREDLKLRNARGHTLLCSHYLPSPFPEDTPLPCVIYSHGNSGCRADANEAAAILLPSCITVFTLDFSGSGLSDGDYVSLGWHERDDLKVVVSHLRSNKQISRIGLWGRSMGAVTSLLYGAEDPSIAGMVLDSVFSNLYDLMIELVDVYQIRLPKFTVKMAVQYMRRVIKRKAKFDIMDLNCLQVAPKTYIPALFGHASDDKFIQPHHSDLVFKSYVGDKNIIKFEGDHNSTRPQFYYDSVSIFFCNVLHPPRISTNHLSKLEKYYDLGDLKVGAGLNESLLYEIITGLHSVGNSAGGSSSAPRTISASKFVGELLSAPVTTVDSIVNENNSLCSLERSHLQDKTNGRNEECCSYTSSNRESWGRCSSLGGTDEESSAACTAADNGHQRTLEVLATPLWSMEQNSSDLTKKEKKKKTIIVLKKAISKKFGKFGALSKRLCLCFRKQVNHRKPRSS; translated from the exons ATGATTGATCAATTCATCAATTTTGTCATTCGCCCTCCCAG GGCAGAGTACAACCCAGATCAGTATCTTTGGGAGAGGCACTTCACTCTTGCGGGAAGAACATACAAACGAGAAGACTTGAAG CTTAGGAATGCAAGGGGCCATACATTGCTGTGTAGTCATTATCTACCTTCACCATTCCCAGAAGATACTCCTCTTCCTTGTGTTATATACTCCCATGGAAACAG TGGATGTAGGGCAGATGCGAATGAGGCCGCGGCAATTCTTCTTCCGTCCTGTATAACTGTTTTTACCCTTGATTTCTCGGGTTCAGGGTTATCTGATGGTGACTATGTCAGCCTTGGTTGGCATGAG AGAGATGACCTGAAGGTTGTGGTTTCGCACTTAAGAAGCAACAAACAAATATCACGGATTGGTCTTTGGGGACGATCTATGGGAGCAGTCACTAG CCTTCTTTATGGAGCAGAAGACCCCTCTATAGCTGGAATGGTGTTGGATAGTGTCTTTTCAAACTTATATGATCTAATGATTGAACTTGTGGATGTGTACCAAATACGGCTTCCTAAATTCAct GTTAAGATGGCGGTGCAGTATATGCGTCGGGTAATCAAAAGGAAGGCAAAGTTTGATATTATGGATCTTAATTGCTTACAG GTTGCACCCAAAACATATATTCCTGCTTTATTTGGACATGCTAGTGATGACAAATTCATTCAACCCCATCATTCTGACCTCGTCTTTAAGTCCTATGTG GgggataaaaatattataaaatttgaggGTGATCACAACTCCACACGACCACAGTTCTATTATGATTctgtttccattttcttctGCAATGTCCTTCACCCTCCTCGAATTTCTACTAATCATTTGAGTAAGCTAGAGAAATATTATGATTTGGGGGATTTGAAGGTTGGTGCTGGTTTAAATGAG agcCTATTATATGAGATAATCACTGGGCTTCATTCCGTGGGTAATAGTGCTGGGGGTTCATCTTCTGCTCCTCGTACCATTTCAGCCTCAAAGTTTGTGGGTGAACTTCTTTCTGCACCGGTGACTACAGTT GATTCCATTGTCAACGAAAATAATTCCCTTTGCAGTCTTGAGAGGTCACATTTACAG GATAAGACTAATGGCCGGAATGAAGAATGTTGCTCATACACAAGCTCAAATAGAGAAAGTTGGGGAAGATGCTCATCTTTAGGAGGCACTGATGAAGAATCTTCTGCAGCCTGCACAGCTGCTGATAATGGCCatcag aggACTCTTGAGGTGTTAGCAACACCTCTTTGGAGCATGGAACAAAATTCATCAGACTtgacaaaaaaggaaaagaagaagaaaactataATTGTCCTGAAGAAGGCTATAAGCAAGAAATTCGGAAAGTTTGGGGCCCTAAGCAAAAGACTGTGTCTTTGCTTTCGGAAGCAAGTAAACCATCGAAAACCTCGTTCTTCATGA
- the LOC122278932 gene encoding uncharacterized protein LOC122278932 isoform X1 produces the protein MIDQFINFVIRPPRAEYNPDQYLWERHFTLAGRTYKREDLKLRNARGHTLLCSHYLPSPFPEDTPLPCVIYSHGNSGCRADANEAAAILLPSCITVFTLDFSGSGLSDGDYVSLGWHERDDLKVVVSHLRSNKQISRIGLWGRSMGAVTSLLYGAEDPSIAGMVLDSVFSNLYDLMIELVDVYQIRLPKFTVKMAVQYMRRVIKRKAKFDIMDLNCLQLFIELWQVAPKTYIPALFGHASDDKFIQPHHSDLVFKSYVGDKNIIKFEGDHNSTRPQFYYDSVSIFFCNVLHPPRISTNHLSKLEKYYDLGDLKVGAGLNESLLYEIITGLHSVGNSAGGSSSAPRTISASKFVGELLSAPVTTVDSIVNENNSLCSLERSHLQDKTNGRNEECCSYTSSNRESWGRCSSLGGTDEESSAACTAADNGHQRTLEVLATPLWSMEQNSSDLTKKEKKKKTIIVLKKAISKKFGKFGALSKRLCLCFRKQVNHRKPRSS, from the exons ATGATTGATCAATTCATCAATTTTGTCATTCGCCCTCCCAG GGCAGAGTACAACCCAGATCAGTATCTTTGGGAGAGGCACTTCACTCTTGCGGGAAGAACATACAAACGAGAAGACTTGAAG CTTAGGAATGCAAGGGGCCATACATTGCTGTGTAGTCATTATCTACCTTCACCATTCCCAGAAGATACTCCTCTTCCTTGTGTTATATACTCCCATGGAAACAG TGGATGTAGGGCAGATGCGAATGAGGCCGCGGCAATTCTTCTTCCGTCCTGTATAACTGTTTTTACCCTTGATTTCTCGGGTTCAGGGTTATCTGATGGTGACTATGTCAGCCTTGGTTGGCATGAG AGAGATGACCTGAAGGTTGTGGTTTCGCACTTAAGAAGCAACAAACAAATATCACGGATTGGTCTTTGGGGACGATCTATGGGAGCAGTCACTAG CCTTCTTTATGGAGCAGAAGACCCCTCTATAGCTGGAATGGTGTTGGATAGTGTCTTTTCAAACTTATATGATCTAATGATTGAACTTGTGGATGTGTACCAAATACGGCTTCCTAAATTCAct GTTAAGATGGCGGTGCAGTATATGCGTCGGGTAATCAAAAGGAAGGCAAAGTTTGATATTATGGATCTTAATTGCTTACAG TTATTTATTGAACTCTGGCAGGTTGCACCCAAAACATATATTCCTGCTTTATTTGGACATGCTAGTGATGACAAATTCATTCAACCCCATCATTCTGACCTCGTCTTTAAGTCCTATGTG GgggataaaaatattataaaatttgaggGTGATCACAACTCCACACGACCACAGTTCTATTATGATTctgtttccattttcttctGCAATGTCCTTCACCCTCCTCGAATTTCTACTAATCATTTGAGTAAGCTAGAGAAATATTATGATTTGGGGGATTTGAAGGTTGGTGCTGGTTTAAATGAG agcCTATTATATGAGATAATCACTGGGCTTCATTCCGTGGGTAATAGTGCTGGGGGTTCATCTTCTGCTCCTCGTACCATTTCAGCCTCAAAGTTTGTGGGTGAACTTCTTTCTGCACCGGTGACTACAGTT GATTCCATTGTCAACGAAAATAATTCCCTTTGCAGTCTTGAGAGGTCACATTTACAG GATAAGACTAATGGCCGGAATGAAGAATGTTGCTCATACACAAGCTCAAATAGAGAAAGTTGGGGAAGATGCTCATCTTTAGGAGGCACTGATGAAGAATCTTCTGCAGCCTGCACAGCTGCTGATAATGGCCatcag aggACTCTTGAGGTGTTAGCAACACCTCTTTGGAGCATGGAACAAAATTCATCAGACTtgacaaaaaaggaaaagaagaagaaaactataATTGTCCTGAAGAAGGCTATAAGCAAGAAATTCGGAAAGTTTGGGGCCCTAAGCAAAAGACTGTGTCTTTGCTTTCGGAAGCAAGTAAACCATCGAAAACCTCGTTCTTCATGA
- the LOC122278933 gene encoding uncharacterized protein LOC122278933 produces the protein MGCISSKFVTRSTSFHEGQNQSLQRANDIPVLEEPNMSSSGSDHYLALVHTANMVAKKLQSWDSNSNTSSKRDIEPARTETDSKWELIASLDHGVVEHAQPAPKVMGSTDTDFRRRSRSCHWSPEHRVSSFTVEFTEGIKEEKSYRRCNGMARSRSIHTVEEYDAMLENIRSGVQQRWLDGKDYSSNMQQEYTNTKPLGSKTSSKKSYHAEDKEESGLQEMKQLCSKGEDLVLEYTTEDLMRSEAETKVAIPSPNSNSSSSGQENREVIPSPCSSSSTKESHLSEVAGQEGRMFGKGFKRKEISEDLESLRIPPNFELPTILSLREWLHVGGQVYSPGSYATPKFGSYSLPIRGTVSECSEDFIFNPEMVAAYEKCMHQLEAEEESVIQQIVEGSEEECTKDKHAKVYTLEETKSM, from the coding sequence ATGGGATGCATTTCTTCAAAATTCGTGACCAGATCAACCAGTTTTCATGAAGGGCAAAATCAAAGTTTGCAGAGAGCCAATGACATTCCTGTGCTGGAGGAACCAAACATGTCCTCTAGTGGCAGCGACCACTATCTTGCTCTTGTCCACACTGCTAACATGGTAGCCAAAAAACTCCAATCTTGGGATTCCAATTCAAACACAAGTTCCAAACGAGACATTGAACCTGCTAGAACTGAGACTGATAGCAAATGGGAGTTGATAGCAAGTTTAGATCATGGAGTAGTAGAGCATGCCCAGCCAGCTCCAAAAGTAATGGGATCCACTGATACTGATTTCAGAAGGCGGTCTAGAAGTTGTCATTGGTCTCCAGAGCATCGAGTGTCTTCCTTTACTGTGGAGTTTACTGAGGGGATTAAGGAAGAGAAATCTTATAGGCGTTGTAATGGTATGGCACGCAGCAGGAGTATACACACAGTAGAAGAATATGATGCAATGTTAGAAAATATACGATCTGGTGTGCAGCAAAGATGGCTCGATGGCAAGGATTACAGTTCCAACATGCAGCAGGAGTATACCAACACGAAGCCTCTTGGTTCCAAAACCTCATCAAAGAAATCTTACCATGCTGAGGATAAAGAAGAGTCAGGTTTGCAGGAAATGAAACAATTGTGCTCAAAGGGTGAAGATTTGGTACTTGAGTACACTACTGAAGACTTGATGAGATCAGAAGCAGAAACCAAGGTGGCAATACCAAGTCCTAACAGCAACAGCTCAAGTTCAGGTCAAGAAAACCGAGAAGTGATTCCATCTCCTTGTAGCTCCAGCTCAACCAAGGAATCACATTTATCTGAGGTTGCTGGTCAAGAAGGACGCATGTTTGGGAAGGGttttaaaagaaaggaaatttcCGAGGATCTAGAATCACTGAGAATCCCACCAAACTTTGAACTCCCAACAATTTTAAGTCTTAGGGAATGGCTTCATGTTGGGGGTCAAGTCTACTCTCCTGGATCTTATGCCACTCCGAAGTTTGGTAGTTATTCTTTACCAATTCGTGGTACTGTAAGTGAATGCAGTGAAGACTTCATCTTCAATCCAGAAATGGTGGCTGCCTATGAGAAATGTATGCACCAACTTGAAGCAGAAGAAGAAAGCGTTATCCAGCAAATTGTGGAGGGTTCTGAAGAAGAATGTACTAAAGATAAGCATGCCAAAGTCTATACCTTAGAGGAAACCAAGAGCATGTAG
- the LOC122278935 gene encoding pre-mRNA-splicing factor CWC25 homolog: MALKFLNKKGWHTGSLRNIENVWKAEQKHDAEQKKLDELRKQIQEERERSEFRLLQEQAGLVPKQERLEFLYDSGLAVGKVSNSDGFKALEAFPKASTAVEASDTAKASSSSSAMPGALFEEKPQSANDAWRKLHSDPLLMIRQREQEALSRIKNNPVQMANIRKSVEGQKHKKKAHGDKETQKKHHHSSLKTKKHSSSRQRSDSENDATERGKAKTSRHKNSNSDLHSGSEDESNERESRSKKDRYKGSKYKESSPSGLSGPNTANNNGRDANKRNRDKSEREKFSLKGQRNLDVAEKGREIRRYHEASRHDGSESQYKRRNVVPKLSEEERAARLREMQVDAELHEEQRWKRLRKAEEDDAREATQAGISGGRNFLDAAQKSIYGAEKGGSSTIEESVRRRTHYSQGRSEAHERNAFRR, translated from the exons ATGGCGTTGAAATTTTTGAACAAGAAGGGATGGCACACGGGAAGCCTCCGGAACATTGAGAACGTGTGGAAGGCCGAGCAAAAGCATGACGCCGAGCAGAAGAAATTGGATGAGCTTCGCAAGCAGATCCAGGAGGAGAGGGAGCGCTCCGAGTTTCGTCTCCTTCAGGAGCAGGCCGGCCTCGTTCC TAAGCAGGAGAGATTGGAATTCCTGTACGATTCGGGATTAGCTGTGGGCAAGGTTAGTAATTCCGATGGATTCAAGGCCCTTGAAGCATTCCCCAAAGCTAGCACCGCCGTGGAAGCCTCCGACACTGCCAAGGCATCGTCTTCGTCTTCAGCCATGCCGGGTGCTTTGTTCGAAGAGAAGCCTCAATCTGCCAACGATGCCTGGAGGAAACTGCACTCCGACCCTTTGCTCATGATTCGGCAGCGTGAGCAAGAAGCCCTTTCGCGCATCAAGAACAATCCCGTACAGATGGCCAACATTCGCAAATCC GTTGAAGGACAAAAACACAAGAAGAAGGCACATGGTGACAAGGAAACCCAGAAGAAGCACCATCATAGCAGTTTAAAGACTAAAAAACATTCATCCTCCAGACAACGATCGGATTCAGAAAATGATGCCACTGAAAGGGGGAAAGCGAAGACTAGCAGACACAAGAACTCAAACTCTGATTTGCATTCGGGTTCTGAAGATGAAtctaatgagagagagagccgaAGTAAGAAGGATCGGTACAAAGGCTCAAAATACAAAGAGTCGTCACCCAGTGGTTTGTCAGGCCCAAATACTGCAAACAATAATGGTCGAGATGCGAACAAGAGGAATCGTGACAAGTCAGAGCGAGAAAAGTTTTCCTTGAAAGGTCAGAGAAATCTTGATGTTGCAGAAAAGGGAAGGGAAATCAGAAGGTATCATGAAGCCAGCCGTCATGATGGGAGTGAGTCACAATACAAGCGCCGCAATGTTGTTCCCAAACTTTCAGAAGAAGAGCGGGCTGCTAGGCTGCGGGAGATGCAAGTGGATGCTGAATTGCATGAGGAGCAAAGATGGAAACGTTTGAGGAAGGCTGAGGAGGATGATGCACGAGAAGCTACCCAGGCTGGCATATCTGGTGGCAGAAATTTCTTGGATGCTGCTCAGAAAAGTATCTATGGTGCTGAGAAAGGGGGAAGCTCAACAATTGAGGAGAGTGTCCGTCGCCGAACACATTACTCACAGGGTAGGTCTGAGGCACATGAAAGAAATGCTTTCCGGCGGTGA